One window of Kosakonia cowanii JCM 10956 = DSM 18146 genomic DNA carries:
- a CDS encoding MmcQ/YjbR family DNA-binding protein → MKRESLFRYAREHFKSEPEYLWSNLPHYAVLRHHGGKKWFGLVMNVPGTKLGLNTHDDVDVLDVKVRPEHIGSLRRKEGILPAWHMNKEHWVSVILDGPLTADEIHNLLSESHRLTPA, encoded by the coding sequence ATGAAAAGAGAAAGCCTGTTCAGATATGCCCGCGAACACTTTAAATCTGAACCTGAATATTTATGGAGTAACCTGCCGCACTATGCAGTGCTGCGCCATCACGGTGGCAAAAAATGGTTTGGTCTGGTCATGAACGTGCCCGGAACAAAGCTGGGTCTTAATACCCATGATGACGTTGATGTACTGGACGTGAAGGTCAGACCTGAACACATCGGGTCGCTTCGCAGGAAAGAAGGCATTCTGCCCGCTTGGCATATGAATAAAGAGCACTGGGTGAGCGTAATCCTGGACGGTCCCCTCACAGCAGACGAGATCCACAATCTGCTGTCTGAAAGTCACCGGCTGACCCCGGCATAG
- a CDS encoding DMT family transporter, translated as MISYLILFVAGCFEVAGISTLNGYANAGTARRKVTFLLATIALFAIALSSLSISMREIPLSVAYAIFTGVGTIGAVAVGIFINGDKIRLLKGASIFLIIFSAIMLKLV; from the coding sequence ATGATTTCCTATCTCATTCTGTTTGTTGCCGGCTGCTTCGAGGTTGCGGGTATTTCCACCCTGAATGGCTATGCTAATGCCGGAACCGCTCGCCGTAAGGTCACGTTCCTTCTGGCCACCATTGCACTCTTTGCCATTGCGCTCAGCTCGCTGAGTATCTCTATGCGAGAGATCCCCCTTTCCGTGGCCTATGCCATCTTTACGGGGGTGGGTACGATCGGTGCCGTTGCGGTAGGCATATTTATTAACGGAGATAAAATACGTCTGCTCAAGGGGGCAAGTATCTTTCTTATTATCTTCAGTGCGATCATGCTGAAGCTGGTTTAA
- a CDS encoding tellurite resistance TerB family protein has protein sequence MSFFDKVKGAINSSRDELTRQVGRFKNKKFMQGTVAVCARIAVSSDGVSSEEKQKMMGFLRSSEELKVFDTNEVIEFFNKLVSSFDFDIEIGKGETMKYILALKDQPEAAQLALRVGIAVAKSDGNFDQDEKTAVREIALALGFDPAEFGL, from the coding sequence ATGAGTTTTTTTGACAAAGTAAAAGGCGCCATCAACTCCAGTCGTGATGAACTGACCCGACAGGTTGGCCGTTTCAAAAACAAAAAATTTATGCAGGGCACCGTGGCAGTATGCGCGCGGATCGCCGTCTCTAGCGACGGCGTAAGCTCTGAAGAGAAGCAGAAGATGATGGGCTTTCTGCGCTCTTCCGAAGAACTGAAAGTTTTCGATACCAATGAGGTGATCGAGTTCTTTAACAAACTGGTCTCGAGCTTTGATTTCGATATCGAAATCGGTAAAGGCGAAACCATGAAATACATCCTGGCGTTAAAAGACCAACCGGAAGCAGCGCAGCTGGCTCTGCGTGTTGGTATTGCTGTTGCGAAGAGTGACGGCAACTTTGACCAGGATGAGAAAACTGCCGTGCGCGAAATTGCTCTCGCGCTGGGCTTCGACCCGGCTGAATTTGGCCTCTGA
- a CDS encoding LysR family transcriptional regulator produces the protein MNLVDGIEAFVKIADLGSFAAAARELNISPSAVSKLVSKTEEELGTRLLNRNTRGLSLTQEGEMFLERSRVILDELTAAKEELSSVSGEPRGKLRVSMPYIPSFFLPVISRFMEQYPAVTLEVDLSDRLVDVVEEGFDAVIRVGQLSDSRLTARSLGNCAMNLVASPDYLRRYGIPACVEDLSSHICIQYRYPSSGRTEPWPLLNSASGVQGVIPSLVCNSTDIRLGLALDGKGIAFMPGLLTEKYIESGELKIVLGNIVGQNYEINLVWPTNKYAPPRLKAFTDFIVNHFTVS, from the coding sequence ATGAACCTGGTAGACGGTATCGAGGCGTTCGTGAAAATTGCTGATCTGGGCAGCTTCGCCGCCGCCGCGCGCGAGCTGAATATTTCCCCCTCTGCCGTAAGTAAGCTGGTCAGCAAAACAGAAGAGGAGCTGGGTACGCGTCTGCTTAACCGCAACACGCGCGGTTTAAGCCTGACGCAGGAAGGCGAAATGTTTCTTGAGCGAAGCCGGGTAATACTTGATGAGCTGACGGCAGCGAAGGAGGAGCTTTCGTCTGTATCAGGCGAGCCCAGAGGCAAGCTGCGCGTAAGTATGCCCTATATACCGTCCTTCTTCCTGCCGGTGATTAGCCGCTTTATGGAGCAGTATCCGGCAGTAACTCTTGAGGTAGATCTCAGCGACAGGCTGGTTGATGTGGTGGAAGAGGGATTTGATGCGGTGATACGCGTCGGCCAATTGTCAGACTCCCGGCTGACGGCCCGCTCGCTCGGTAACTGCGCCATGAATCTGGTGGCATCACCGGACTACCTCAGGCGATACGGGATTCCAGCCTGCGTGGAGGATCTCAGTTCCCATATCTGTATCCAGTACCGCTATCCCTCAAGTGGGCGCACGGAGCCCTGGCCGCTTCTGAATTCAGCATCCGGAGTGCAGGGCGTTATCCCATCGCTTGTCTGTAACAGTACGGACATTCGCCTTGGGCTGGCGCTTGACGGAAAAGGCATTGCTTTTATGCCGGGGCTGCTCACGGAAAAATATATTGAATCAGGTGAGTTGAAAATTGTGCTGGGAAATATCGTCGGACAAAACTATGAAATTAATCTGGTCTGGCCCACGAACAAATATGCGCCCCCCAGACTCAAAGCCTTCACTGATTTTATAGTGAATCATTTTACCGTAAGCTAA
- a CDS encoding DUF4440 domain-containing protein, with translation MKLEQMMDDNQTLCAKLRERERQLHCLETRNQLSVIDELLHEQFFEIGRSGRRYDRAQVVDALINDTPEDEIHAEDFAVTVLSEGCALLTYRSFTFDAQGAMAKPTLRASIWIKTGEEWQMQFHQGTPEAC, from the coding sequence ATGAAACTGGAGCAGATGATGGACGACAACCAAACGCTGTGCGCGAAGCTTCGCGAACGTGAGCGGCAGTTACATTGCCTGGAAACCCGTAACCAACTCAGCGTGATCGACGAATTGTTGCATGAACAGTTTTTTGAGATTGGTCGCTCAGGAAGACGTTACGACAGAGCGCAGGTTGTTGACGCGCTGATCAACGACACGCCGGAAGATGAAATCCATGCGGAGGATTTCGCAGTTACCGTGCTGAGCGAAGGATGCGCGTTGTTGACGTATCGCAGTTTTACCTTTGATGCACAAGGCGCTATGGCAAAACCAACGCTGCGCGCATCGATATGGATAAAAACAGGTGAAGAGTGGCAAATGCAGTTTCATCAGGGTACGCCAGAGGCGTGTTGA
- a CDS encoding TerD family protein: MAVSLVKGGNVSLTKEAPTMNIAMVGLGWDARVTDGQGFDLDASVFAVGDDGKVLSDAHFIFFNNKTSPDGAIEHQGDNRTGEGDGDDEQVKIDLTKVSADIKKLVFAVTIYEAEARKQNFGMVSNSFMRVYNNDNGTEIARFDLSEDASTETAMIFGELYRHGAEWKFKAVGQGFAGGLAALASQHGVNI; the protein is encoded by the coding sequence ATGGCAGTTTCTCTCGTTAAAGGCGGTAACGTATCTCTGACTAAAGAAGCACCTACCATGAATATCGCCATGGTCGGTCTGGGTTGGGATGCACGTGTAACTGACGGTCAGGGTTTCGACCTGGACGCCTCCGTATTCGCAGTTGGTGATGACGGTAAAGTGCTGTCAGACGCCCATTTCATCTTCTTCAACAACAAAACCAGCCCTGACGGCGCAATCGAGCATCAGGGTGACAACCGTACCGGCGAAGGCGACGGCGACGATGAGCAGGTCAAAATCGATCTGACCAAAGTCTCTGCTGACATCAAAAAACTGGTATTCGCAGTAACCATCTATGAAGCCGAAGCGCGTAAACAGAACTTCGGTATGGTGAGCAACAGCTTCATGCGCGTTTACAACAACGACAACGGTACTGAAATTGCTCGCTTCGATCTCTCTGAAGATGCGTCTACTGAAACTGCAATGATCTTCGGCGAACTCTATCGCCACGGCGCAGAGTGGAAATTCAAAGCCGTTGGGCAGGGCTTCGCGGGCGGTCTGGCTGCGCTTGCTTCCCAACACGGCGTTAATATCTAA
- a CDS encoding alpha/beta fold hydrolase: protein MSISDLTQFPSLSGFGSVTGVPWLEAGFGQTFRSIYVDTGSVGLHAVVGGRGPALLLVPGWPQNWYTWSRMMLPLSQNFTVIAVDPRGTGLSDKPCDGYDADTPAADLFALMDRLGFADFYLAGHDVGMWIAFAMAATAPGACAR from the coding sequence ATGTCCATATCCGATCTTACGCAGTTTCCTTCCCTGAGCGGCTTTGGCTCGGTCACGGGCGTGCCCTGGCTGGAAGCCGGCTTTGGCCAGACGTTTCGCAGTATTTATGTCGACACCGGATCCGTTGGTCTTCACGCGGTGGTGGGGGGACGCGGGCCAGCCCTTCTGCTTGTTCCTGGCTGGCCACAGAACTGGTACACCTGGAGCCGGATGATGCTGCCGTTGAGCCAGAATTTCACCGTTATTGCCGTCGATCCACGCGGCACCGGTCTCTCAGACAAGCCCTGCGACGGGTATGACGCCGACACGCCGGCAGCAGATTTGTTTGCCCTGATGGACCGGCTAGGTTTCGCTGATTTTTACCTTGCAGGCCATGACGTAGGGATGTGGATCGCCTTCGCCATGGCGGCCACGGCCCCGGGCGCGTGCGCAAGGTAG
- the terD gene encoding tellurium resistance membrane protein TerD has product MSVSLSKGGNVSLSKAAPSMKNVLVGLGWDARSTDGQDFDLDASAFLLAANGKVRGDADFIFYNNLTSSDGSVTHTGDNRTGEGDGDDESLKIKLDAVPSDVDKIIFVVTIHDAQARRQSFGQVSGAFIRLVNDDNQTEVARYDLTEDASTETAMLFGELYRHNGEWKFRAVGQGYAGGLASVCAQYGINAS; this is encoded by the coding sequence ATGAGTGTTTCTCTTTCCAAAGGTGGGAACGTATCCCTGAGTAAAGCCGCGCCGTCAATGAAAAATGTCCTGGTGGGCCTTGGCTGGGATGCGCGCTCGACTGATGGTCAGGACTTTGACCTGGATGCGTCAGCTTTTCTGCTGGCCGCTAACGGCAAAGTGCGCGGTGACGCCGATTTCATTTTTTATAACAACTTAACCTCTTCTGACGGCTCCGTAACCCATACCGGTGATAACCGCACCGGTGAGGGCGACGGTGATGATGAATCGCTGAAAATCAAACTGGATGCGGTGCCGTCTGACGTCGACAAAATCATCTTCGTAGTGACAATTCATGACGCGCAGGCGCGCCGCCAGAGCTTCGGACAGGTTTCCGGCGCGTTCATTCGCCTGGTTAATGATGATAACCAGACTGAAGTGGCGCGCTACGATCTGACTGAAGATGCCTCAACCGAAACCGCGATGCTGTTTGGTGAACTCTATCGTCACAATGGCGAGTGGAAATTCCGCGCGGTCGGCCAGGGTTATGCTGGTGGCCTGGCATCCGTTTGTGCTCAGTACGGCATCAACGCATCTTGA
- a CDS encoding SDR family NAD(P)-dependent oxidoreductase, with product MSHSERNIIITGAGSGIGAAAARAFSESGDRVHLFDLSQERLDDVAAELKTVKIYQVDVTDAHRVRETVEGIEKEFGSVDVLVSNAGIFDGLAGIEETSYELWHKIIETNLTGAFNIIKPASEAMVRQKSGRIITISSIAATRTSPDGLSYDTSKAGLEGMTRRLAVDLGKYGITANTVAPGVIETDILATSGEILGDLAGQDSGGDNSESNAQFLETVVPARRTGQPSEVAATIHFLASEGASYINGEVIHVDGGWIAS from the coding sequence ATGTCCCATTCAGAACGTAACATCATCATTACCGGCGCCGGGAGCGGTATTGGCGCGGCAGCGGCACGGGCATTTTCAGAGTCAGGGGATCGCGTTCACCTGTTTGACCTGTCACAGGAGCGGCTCGATGACGTCGCTGCAGAGCTGAAAACGGTCAAAATCTACCAGGTAGACGTCACTGATGCGCATCGTGTTCGTGAAACGGTAGAAGGTATTGAAAAAGAGTTTGGTTCGGTTGACGTGCTGGTAAGCAACGCCGGTATTTTCGACGGGCTGGCCGGTATTGAGGAAACCTCATACGAACTCTGGCACAAAATCATCGAAACGAACCTGACCGGCGCGTTCAACATTATTAAGCCAGCCTCGGAGGCGATGGTTCGCCAGAAGTCGGGCAGGATCATCACCATCAGCTCCATTGCCGCCACGCGAACCTCACCGGATGGCCTTTCCTATGACACCTCCAAAGCTGGCCTGGAAGGGATGACCCGCCGTCTCGCCGTTGACCTGGGAAAATACGGTATCACCGCAAACACGGTCGCGCCGGGCGTCATTGAAACCGATATTCTGGCCACCTCAGGAGAAATTCTCGGCGACCTGGCCGGCCAGGATTCAGGTGGCGACAACAGCGAATCCAACGCGCAGTTTCTTGAGACCGTCGTGCCTGCCCGTCGCACTGGTCAGCCATCAGAAGTGGCAGCCACCATTCATTTTCTCGCCAGCGAAGGTGCGTCCTACATTAACGGTGAGGTGATCCACGTTGACGGCGGCTGGATCGCCAGCTGA
- a CDS encoding alpha-ketoglutarate-dependent dioxygenase AlkB, translated as MQFDLFADEALPSIPGLIYQADFLTPEEEKGLLEIIATLPLMPARYKEYESKVRILSFGGLYDFNTHTVKSSPALDARLVPLRNRVADWLRIEHGAISHLLVTEYLPGTQLGWHRDVPVYETIVGISLGNPATIRFRPWPPDVLTSRRAVSLEVMPRSIYKLDGEARWGWQHAVPPVKYPRWSITLRVNRAKPGR; from the coding sequence ATGCAGTTTGATTTGTTTGCAGACGAAGCGCTGCCCTCCATCCCGGGGCTGATTTATCAGGCCGATTTTCTCACCCCGGAAGAAGAGAAAGGCCTGCTGGAGATTATCGCCACGCTGCCTCTCATGCCTGCACGGTATAAAGAGTATGAATCAAAAGTCCGCATTCTCAGCTTCGGCGGGCTTTACGATTTCAACACGCATACCGTCAAGTCCAGTCCGGCGCTTGATGCACGTCTGGTTCCGCTGCGAAACCGCGTCGCCGACTGGCTGAGGATTGAGCACGGGGCGATTTCTCATCTGCTCGTCACTGAATACCTGCCCGGCACGCAACTGGGATGGCACCGCGATGTCCCGGTCTATGAAACCATCGTCGGTATTTCCTTGGGCAACCCGGCAACGATCCGCTTCAGGCCCTGGCCGCCCGACGTGCTGACAAGCCGCCGGGCGGTCAGCCTTGAAGTAATGCCCCGCTCGATTTATAAGCTCGACGGCGAGGCCCGCTGGGGATGGCAGCACGCCGTACCCCCGGTGAAGTATCCGCGCTGGTCTATCACGCTGCGAGTGAACCGGGCGAAGCCGGGCCGTTGA
- the terC gene encoding tellurium resistance membrane protein TerC has translation MVSTHIGFPTETVIVFIALSVGAIFIDLFMHRDDKPISLKSAALWSLFWVAVAMAFAGFLYIHHGAEVASLFVTGYALEKVLSVDNLFVMMAIFSWFAVPDRYRHRVLYWGVIGAIVFRGIFVAIGTSLLSLGPYVEVVFAIIVAWTAVMMLKSGDDDDEIEDYSQHLAYRMVKRFFPIWPKLKGHAFLLNQKEVDAELAKPENSDVTIGRGKKAALYATPLFLCVAVVELSDVMFAFDSVPAIIAVSREPLIVYSAMMFAILGLRTLYFVLEALKQYLVHLEKAVIVLLFFIAAKLGLNATDHIWHHGYSISATTSLYVVLGVLALGIIASVMFPAKPDSEEKGS, from the coding sequence ATGGTTTCAACACACATCGGTTTTCCGACTGAAACAGTTATTGTTTTTATCGCGCTCTCAGTCGGTGCCATCTTTATTGACTTGTTTATGCACCGTGACGACAAGCCAATATCCCTGAAGAGTGCCGCGCTCTGGTCGCTCTTCTGGGTTGCGGTTGCGATGGCATTTGCCGGTTTCCTCTATATTCATCACGGCGCGGAAGTCGCCAGCCTGTTTGTGACCGGTTACGCGCTGGAGAAAGTGCTCTCCGTCGATAACCTGTTCGTGATGATGGCCATCTTCTCCTGGTTCGCCGTGCCGGATCGTTACCGTCACCGCGTGCTTTACTGGGGTGTAATTGGTGCCATCGTGTTCAGGGGTATTTTCGTTGCGATCGGTACCAGCCTGCTGAGCCTTGGTCCATACGTTGAAGTGGTTTTCGCCATTATTGTGGCCTGGACTGCGGTGATGATGCTGAAAAGCGGCGACGACGATGATGAAATCGAGGACTACTCCCAGCATCTGGCGTACCGCATGGTGAAACGCTTCTTCCCGATCTGGCCAAAGCTGAAGGGTCATGCCTTCCTGCTTAATCAGAAGGAAGTGGATGCGGAACTGGCAAAACCAGAAAACAGTGATGTGACCATCGGCCGCGGTAAGAAAGCCGCCCTGTATGCAACACCGCTGTTCCTGTGTGTGGCCGTCGTTGAACTTTCGGATGTTATGTTTGCATTCGACTCTGTCCCGGCCATTATTGCTGTTAGCCGTGAACCGCTGATTGTTTATAGCGCCATGATGTTTGCTATCCTCGGCCTGCGTACGCTCTACTTCGTGCTCGAAGCGCTGAAGCAGTACCTGGTTCATCTGGAGAAGGCGGTTATCGTTCTGCTGTTCTTTATCGCAGCGAAGCTTGGCCTTAATGCCACCGACCACATCTGGCACCATGGCTACAGCATTTCGGCGACGACCAGCCTGTATGTTGTACTGGGTGTGTTGGCGCTGGGCATTATCGCCAGCGTGATGTTCCCGGCGAAACCCGATTCAGAGGAAAAGGGGAGTTAA
- a CDS encoding vWA domain-containing protein codes for MRLQPGQNTPLAENLITLNLNYTGRAGFKSEVDTCLFMLNAGGKVSGDADFIFFNNLTSAEGAVKLALGQQQSSVTIALDRVPASVSKISITVVIDGSESIDALSQLSIEARGIADFHVETAGRSEKAIILAEVYRHNSAWKLRAMGQGFNGGLEPLAVSYGVDVAQPAAQPSTPAPTRISLEKKLEDKSPRLVSLAKKATVSLTKNKLDTLQASVAFVLDASGSMSGQFNKGNVQAVLDRIAVLAVQFDDDGEMDLWAFGKKHKKYPNVTLDNLDDYIETIRKNGKRTMFEILPGLGGVNNEPPVMEEIVDYFKESKLPVYVVFITDGGISKTREIKEAIRRSANYPIFWKFVGLGGSNYGILENLDDFTDRRVDNTDFFAMDDFGTMSDEKLYDNLLEEFRPWIDETRKMGIL; via the coding sequence ATGAGATTACAACCGGGACAAAACACGCCGCTGGCGGAGAACCTCATCACCCTGAACCTCAACTACACGGGACGGGCAGGGTTTAAGAGCGAAGTCGATACCTGTCTGTTTATGCTCAATGCCGGGGGAAAAGTGAGCGGCGATGCCGACTTTATCTTCTTCAATAATCTCACCTCTGCGGAGGGCGCGGTCAAACTGGCGCTCGGGCAGCAGCAATCCAGCGTAACGATCGCGCTCGATCGTGTTCCCGCCAGCGTCAGCAAGATTAGCATCACGGTCGTCATTGACGGCAGCGAAAGCATTGATGCACTGAGCCAGTTAAGCATTGAGGCTCGGGGCATTGCGGATTTTCACGTTGAAACCGCAGGGCGCAGCGAAAAAGCGATCATTCTGGCGGAAGTCTATCGCCACAATAGCGCCTGGAAATTACGTGCAATGGGGCAGGGCTTTAACGGCGGGCTTGAACCATTAGCCGTCAGCTATGGTGTGGATGTTGCTCAGCCTGCCGCGCAGCCTTCAACGCCGGCACCGACGCGCATAAGCCTCGAGAAAAAGCTGGAAGATAAATCGCCGCGGCTGGTTAGCCTGGCGAAGAAAGCCACGGTCAGCCTGACGAAGAATAAACTGGATACGCTGCAGGCAAGCGTTGCGTTTGTTCTTGATGCTTCCGGCTCAATGAGCGGGCAATTTAACAAAGGTAACGTCCAGGCTGTACTCGATCGCATCGCGGTGCTTGCCGTTCAGTTTGATGATGACGGCGAGATGGATCTGTGGGCGTTCGGCAAGAAACATAAAAAATACCCGAACGTCACGCTGGATAATCTTGACGATTACATCGAGACAATACGCAAGAACGGCAAGCGTACGATGTTTGAGATCCTGCCGGGGCTGGGCGGTGTGAATAATGAGCCGCCGGTGATGGAAGAGATCGTCGATTACTTCAAAGAGTCCAAACTGCCGGTTTACGTGGTCTTCATTACCGATGGCGGCATCAGCAAGACGCGTGAGATTAAAGAGGCGATTCGTCGCTCCGCAAACTATCCGATCTTCTGGAAGTTCGTCGGCCTTGGCGGGTCGAACTATGGCATTCTCGAAAACCTTGATGACTTTACCGATCGCCGGGTAGATAACACCGATTTCTTTGCGATGGATGATTTCGGCACCATGAGTGACGAAAAACTCTATGACAACTTGTTGGAAGAGTTCAGGCCCTGGATCGATGAGACCAGGAAGATGGGGATTCTCTGA
- a CDS encoding alpha/beta fold hydrolase — translation MRKVALGEAFIPGVFESPPIVCDDGQTNTFLWHHMFNRIDGVNERLVEGREEIYFGTQMDQKAGPPGAMPRHARDFYIEMLRRVPGALKGSFDYYRGIDCSIPQYRSHAERGLNLPVLAFAGELACGEMVQRELYKIAGDVRSVIYEGGGHYIPEQFPDELADAFRMFFLT, via the coding sequence GTGCGCAAGGTAGCCCTGGGCGAGGCCTTTATTCCGGGCGTGTTTGAATCACCACCCATCGTCTGCGACGACGGACAGACCAATACCTTTTTATGGCATCACATGTTTAACCGTATTGACGGCGTCAATGAGCGCCTTGTTGAAGGTCGCGAAGAAATCTACTTCGGAACGCAGATGGATCAAAAGGCTGGCCCGCCGGGCGCCATGCCCCGTCACGCACGCGACTTTTATATTGAGATGCTACGTAGAGTACCAGGGGCACTTAAAGGCAGCTTCGATTACTACCGCGGTATCGATTGCTCCATCCCCCAGTACCGCAGTCATGCCGAACGCGGGCTGAACCTTCCCGTACTGGCCTTTGCCGGCGAACTGGCGTGCGGCGAAATGGTACAGCGCGAGCTGTATAAAATCGCCGGTGACGTCCGGTCGGTCATCTATGAAGGTGGCGGGCACTACATACCGGAGCAGTTCCCGGATGAGCTGGCAGACGCGTTCAGAATGTTCTTTCTGACGTAA
- a CDS encoding LysR family transcriptional regulator: protein MNIFNGIEAFIQVAEKGSFAGAARQLNLSPSAVSKLVARTEDALGTVLFNRNTRSLSLTPEGQLFLKRGRVILSEMAAARADIAAAAGTPRGQLKISMPNITSFFLPLICGFQEAYPEIDLELDFSDRVVDVIDEGFDVVFRVGQLSDSRLTSRQVARINMQLVASPAYVAKNGLPDSVESLTHHHCIQYRYPTTGRLEAWPIPEEYRGSLSFSKRLVCNSADARLGLALQGHGIALMPDLLSAPYLGSGDLVVVLGESVQKEYQLHLLWPTNKHAMPRLREFVDYFHHHLS from the coding sequence ATGAATATTTTCAACGGCATTGAAGCCTTCATACAGGTAGCAGAAAAGGGGAGCTTTGCAGGTGCCGCGCGCCAGCTGAACCTTTCACCGTCTGCGGTCAGCAAACTGGTCGCGCGCACTGAAGATGCTTTGGGTACCGTGCTGTTCAACCGCAACACGCGCAGCCTGAGCCTGACGCCGGAAGGCCAGCTTTTCCTGAAAAGAGGCCGGGTAATCCTGAGTGAAATGGCTGCGGCCAGGGCGGATATTGCAGCAGCAGCCGGCACGCCGCGCGGTCAGCTGAAAATCAGCATGCCGAATATCACCTCTTTTTTTCTGCCGCTGATTTGCGGTTTCCAGGAGGCGTATCCCGAAATCGATCTGGAGCTGGATTTCAGCGATCGTGTCGTTGACGTGATTGATGAAGGTTTTGACGTGGTATTTCGCGTGGGGCAGTTGTCTGACTCAAGGCTAACCTCCCGGCAGGTTGCCCGTATCAATATGCAGCTAGTAGCGTCACCGGCGTATGTGGCGAAAAATGGTCTGCCCGACTCGGTCGAAAGCCTTACGCACCATCACTGCATCCAGTATCGCTATCCCACCACGGGACGGCTGGAAGCCTGGCCCATTCCTGAGGAGTACAGAGGAAGCCTGAGTTTTTCAAAACGGCTGGTATGTAACAGTGCCGACGCCCGATTAGGTCTGGCGCTCCAGGGACACGGAATTGCTCTAATGCCCGACCTGCTGTCCGCGCCTTATCTCGGCTCAGGCGATCTGGTCGTGGTTCTGGGGGAGTCGGTGCAAAAAGAGTATCAGCTGCACTTGCTTTGGCCCACGAACAAGCATGCCATGCCGCGCCTGCGTGAATTCGTCGACTATTTCCACCATCACCTTTCCTGA
- a CDS encoding DMT family transporter — MNTRGLILIIIGAMFECAWAFGLKHAQGPFEIFLTVVCVVASFGIFMLSFKYVGASIAYVVYTGLGTLFVVLVEMADTLSHGGQPDILRIVFVVTLMLGVIGVKGAKS, encoded by the coding sequence ATGAACACCAGAGGTCTCATTCTTATTATCATCGGCGCGATGTTTGAGTGCGCATGGGCATTCGGACTTAAACATGCCCAGGGTCCATTTGAAATATTTCTGACCGTGGTTTGCGTGGTGGCCAGCTTCGGCATATTCATGCTGTCATTTAAATATGTTGGGGCGAGTATCGCGTATGTAGTTTATACCGGTCTCGGTACCCTGTTTGTGGTGCTGGTTGAAATGGCCGACACCCTGTCTCACGGAGGGCAGCCAGACATTCTCCGTATCGTATTCGTGGTCACCCTGATGCTGGGCGTCATTGGTGTTAAAGGAGCAAAGTCATGA